The Vigna unguiculata cultivar IT97K-499-35 unplaced genomic scaffold, ASM411807v1 contig_679, whole genome shotgun sequence genome includes the window TTTTGCCGatacatcaaaatcaaaacctCAGTTTTCTCCTTTCGGACAACGACCCTCTCCTTAGGAATGGTCAGGTCCTTGTGTTCTCCTTTCGGACAACGACCCTCTCCTTGGGAATGGTCAAGTCCAGGTTATGACCCTCTCCTTGGGAATGGTCAAATCCAATTTGTCGTATCGAGACCCTCTCCATGAGAATGGTCATCGATTCCTGTGCCTTCTCTTTAGGATTGGCTAAATCGTTTGACAGATCAAGACCTTCTACTTTGTAATGGTCACCAAATCCTTCCAAATATAGACCATCTCCTTTGGAATGGTCAAATCAACATTGCATCGAGACCCTCTCCATGGGACTGGTCATCGATTCCTTTACATCAAGGCCGtctgcaaagcaatggtcattgatttcttggttgcatcgaggccctctgcgaggcaatggtcatcgatttctttacatcaagaccctctcctttggaatggtcattgattctcTTTGTTGTATCGAGACCCTCTCCGTGAGAATGGTCGTCGATTCCTAGGCCCCCTCCTTAGGATCGGCCAAATCGTTTGTTGGATCAAGACCTTCTACTTTGTAATGGTCACTGAATCCTTTCAGATATAGACCATCTCCAATGAAATGGTCATTAATCTTCGTATGGTCACATCATGACCCTCTGCAAggtaatggtcattgatttcttgaTTACATCGAGACCCTCTGCAAGACAATGGTTATCGATTTCTTTACATAAAGATCATCTCCTTAGGAATGGTCGAATCCACAcataaaaatttcaaacaaaaaatccaaaacatgaaagcacatataaaaaataaaagaaatgaggcaaaattagaaaagaaaagaaaaattcatactttcaaagaaaaaaattaaggaaaaaaacataatttcaaaaaaatttgaaaacaaaaagataaaatttaaaagtttgtttGACATCATGACCCTATCTGATAGAATGGTAAGTGATTTCTTTCCTTCTGGATAAGACTTGGTTGAATCCACTTCTCTTTCTAGATGTTGGCCCTCTTCATGAAATTGCACATCATATCcctttaaattagtttttattcatCCTCTTCCTTTCCAAAacccgaacgaaattagtgtttctatctttacttatcttttactatCGTATTATGAAAAgtcaattttcatattattggtaaaatataagaaaagaggggcagctgtcaacacccaatttcgtccgggtaagaaataaaaattttaatttaaaaaataattaaaaatacaaaaaaggtgAACCTTGATTTGAgtatgaataaatatttttatcttactttaatttttatatatatattttttttatttttttttatttattttttattattattattattatcattattatcttgttttactttacatttattttattttattttgaatttttatcgtatcctattttatttcttttttattattatttttgttttttttttaaaaaagaaaaaataataataatataaaaaaaaatgaaatgatgaACGTTGAAGTCAACCGGGCTGAGACTGCCGCACCTGCTGCACTCCCGCTACACTCCCGCTGACCCTTCCACTCTCGTTCGTCAGCTTGCATACTTTTCCCTGATTTTGGGTCTTGACATGAAAAAGGAAGTGTGGAGATGACAACTGATCACTGCGACATCAGCCATTGGCATGCAGATTACAACCGTAGGGTGGTTGGGAGGCAACGGCTGGCTATTTCAAAAATACAGAGGATGAAAGAAAGGGGAGAGCcgtttgaaaaagaaaaacaacttcCTAGCACGGGCAACTTATTGGCCCAGTTGATAACATGCCATAAGCGGGAACAGAAAGGGGGATATTGCAAAACATACTGGAGGAAGAGATTTGGCAAACGGAGGAGAAAAAGGATGCGTGCCAAGGCAGGAAAAGGAGGAAGGTGATTGGTGCGTTGGGTTTCATCATCAAGGTAAGTATCCTAACTTCTTAACGTTTGGTAGTTTTGCCCACGGCCTGATACTGGTGTTTAGGAATTGAGCGTTGTTCAGCCACTGTTATTCTTGTTTATACTCCCTCACGCTCATCATGCTCATCATCATATATGCCCATAAGCACATGTCCAAACCAATCATATATGCCCATAAGCACATGTCCAAACCAGTTTCATCCACCACCCCATTATCCTCTGTTTCTCCGCTCGTTCTCTCCACCAAACCCAATCACACATCATTCCACCACCTCACTGCAACCTGCATACACACCCATTATCATTATCCCCCTGCTTCACCATCGTTCACAATCCACCAATACTTTCACCGTGAATCGGTAGCAATTTCACCATCGTACGCAGAACCAATTTCATATTCATCATCACCTTCCCCCTGCAAGAAGCTGCCAAACCAAACCAGAACCCAAACacacaaaacaacataaacaGTTATGCTCTATAGAATCACATCTTCACTGGtaccttcatcttcatcttcttcctacACCATCATTCATCACCTTGGAATTCATCACCCTTGAGCCACTAATGTAGCGAGACCACTAAATCTATCATTGCAACCTAGCATAAATCGGAAACGAAAAACAGTGGGAAGGGGATAAAACCATCGCCGCCGGTGAGTCGAAGCTTCAGCGGCAATGGCGCTATGAGCGGTGATCTAAGCATTGTCGGCGGTGGCTTTGGATGCCGGAGCAGAGACCGTTCGGGTCGTGCCTGAGAAGAGGAAGAGTGAAGGCGGCATATCCCTCGCCGTCGAGGTTCGAGGTGGCGCCGCTATTGCCGGTAGCGTTGCAGCGGGGAGACAACCTCTCGGCGTTCGGTGCGTGCGCGAGAACAAAGTGGCTGAGCCGCCGAGAAGGGTGGCGACGTCTCCGGCGTCGACTGGTGTCGCCGGCAAGCTGGCTGCGGTATGGCGCGGTGGCGTGGTGGAGCGGAGATGGGGGCGTGCGGTGGCAGACTGGAGTAATGATGATGGCCGTGAGAAGAGAGGCTGCCATGGCCAAGGGAGTAAACTTTAGTTAATTAGGGTTTTCAACAATAAAGAAACGAGCTTCAGGTCTTCAACCTTCCATTACCACATGCACCCCTATTTTATCTCATACACCATTATGTGTTGTTtcctcctttcttttcttctcgcACCTCCAACTTTTGCTAGCATCACACCCCTTTTTTTTGACTGGTTTGCTACCTGCTGCACCCCCATGTCCACTAACTCTACCACccatttgtgttttatttttttttgctttacTTCTTGCACCCCACCCTTTAATAAAAACACCTCATTTACTTTATGTACCTCTCACTAATTATTCATGTACCtccatgttttgtttttcactttcgtccttcttaattaatttgtttcttgtatttaattactcttttttcatttattttcgttttccatttttttttattattatttcaaaaaaaaccaaatatttgaaaattattaaaaattacaaaaaaatggaaaaatctaaaaaaaccaaaaatagttttctttctctttattgtgtctgtccggtcgcttGCACcgcgtgacactcattttcaaaaataccaaaaatagttttctttcccttttagtgtctgtccgaccgccCGCGTCGTGGGACACGTATTTTCtagtaattcaaaaaatacaaaaaaatataaaattttcaaaatataaaaacatcaacattttcaaacaaaagtctttttaagaactacgtgatccttgattctccgtTGTGAGATACctaggagcaaggccagtccttgtcaagttcacctctaaaaaatcaaatctttttctcaattgttttttttaatatctttaaagaactacgtaaccctgatttctcatttttaatgagaatacgtaggaccaaggtcaatccttgtcgggcccaaaaattaaaaaatatttctgtttctttttagcattaTTGTCTTATTAActttggggaaaattaacattttgaaaatcacatcgactttgcatttttaattaaaggtaccgccctcgggcgggcgcggtaaggtgctaacaccttccctacgcgtaaccgactcccgaatccaaaatctggttttttagcagacttgttttatttttatggttttccatagttttccagaataactatggtggcacttccaaatcttttttaaatcagttttcttttttctgttcgTCGTCCCGTCACGATCCCGGTTGCGACAAATGGAAGATTATGaactaaaataagaaagaaatagtgacatgttttgaataGGTATGTGTATGAGGACTAATTGTTTTTAGTAGGAGCTATCCAGTTAAGATTCTGAACAGCGATTAAGAAGAgctttttctaattttccaCGGAATATAATGGTGTCAAACTCCAAAACAACCAAGTACTGATGTATATACAGTAACATTGAACCATGGCCAAAGTTGACGGCTTAGTCCTAATCTTCtcaaggaaataaaataaaaggaagagaTTTTCTTTAAGTACTTGATAATTTTATGGTTAGTATTGTATACTGCTGTTTTAATTATctgttattatcataataaaaagcaaaaaaaataaacataaacatttaTCTCTTTCATCAAAAATCAGTATCTTCCTCTCCCACCCTCACAAACATGAGAGTTTTCCATGGAGCAGCTAGATGGTATCAGATTCCAAGAGGACCCTTCTTCAGAATTGGCGAAATAAACAAAAGTTTCAGTTGCAGCTTGCAAGAATCACGTCATTCCCATATATATAAGATGCTTATGTGGTTATGGGTAATTATTATTCGTGTGTCTTTATGTGGAAATTAAACAACTCATCGCActtgttgaattttaaattacgaTCAGAGAGCCAGAATGTAAGTGGCTCCTACCATACCAAACATTAAAACGAATatgtttctggaattttatttttgcatgttCATGGTGTAGTGTATCAACCGTAGTTAAATTTATCTCAATCTAACGTTGTTGGTTGAGTATTGCTTCCACATTTATCTCAGTTAATAGATAGTTTAACGTTGTCATGTTCTTTCACAAAAGACAGAAAGAGAGGGGGGGAAAGCGAGTCCAAGTCATGCAGCTCGAAAGAAACAAAGTTCTAATTTTCAACTCACGCCAAagatttcttctttcttatacCATTTACTCTTCCCGGTTCCACCGCTGATTTATGTCACTACCACCATCTTTTAGAAAACAAACCATTATGTACCAAACTTGACACTTCTAGAACCAGTTATTTTGACTCAAATTCAAAATACTGGACCAGCTTTTATGACTCCTGTAAGTGTTTTTTTAAGGTGGGACGGTTGTTATTAGAGAGAACTTTGACTACACTAAGGTTTGAAACTACTTTATTACACCTAACAATCACATGCAAGAACTTATCTGCTTTTTCATAATGGTAATGGGGTTTTGAATTTACCACCATTAATAAAAGACTTGAAAATTAGTTCACTATGTAACCAAGTAGAGTTAACAATAAACTATACTTTGAAATGGCGTATTTTAGAgactagaagaaaaaaattttctTGCGAATGTTACTGTATTATAGTTAATGGGCTCCCTATATTTAgagaagtaatattttttttttgttttattattatattaaatttataattttagaatttataattagttggtcatttaataaattattaaagaatatattatgtttaaagtattacttctctgaataattattttattcatttgatttattattaaactGATTTaccgtaaaaataaaaatatatttcaactctaacctttaatatctaataaattattattttagttcttaaatagtattattagttttttaaatttaaaatcttcatACAAATCTCTAAAATGCTCGAATTCTATATTGAATCGATTTAACCCACGGTATgtatttctaaagattattgttaaaattatttgatttttaaaataaatagataattatttcttttaatgtgTGTCCTTATACACATATGTTGTCTATTgtaatatttatctattataatataacaaccCTGCAGAAGAGTGATACAAAATATCATGAGACGGACCTTCAAAGATAATGCATCAGAATTAATATGCAAAATATGAActcttcttttattgttttcaggTTTAACTGTTGAGTCAGGACATCATAAGACGGGGCTGGAGGGCCACTGCAAGGTGACAAGATGAAACTGTCACAGCAAAGAATGGTCCATCTTGTAAGGGAAAGAGATTGTAAGAAGATTTGTTGCAGCTGCAGTTGAAGGGATTATATTTTGGCATTTTTTAGCTTAGTTCAAATACTACCAAATATATTCCAGTGATAAACAAGTGAAAGCAGTGATGCATACCTTTAGTCCCTCATTGAAAAGCCATTAAAAAAAAGCAGTCTTAAACGTTGACAATAAAGCAGCATAATAATGTCTCAATGGTTTCAACTTTCAAGTACCACCTAAGATTTACTAATGCAACCCACGttcttcttgtttttttctctcttaatagTAGAAGGTGGAAGGGAGTAAAAGGAAACTCGATATCAATCCTACTTAGGCACATACAAATTTGACTAATCAAATTAACTTACATAATTCACAACATAGAAACAGTCTAATTAATGCTCAGCGatttaaaagctaaacaagggtGTTGGAAGATGAATACAGgctaattttacaattcaacGTTGGAGCATATCCCAGTTGGGGAACAAGTCAACAAGATCAAGAAAAGTATACTCTGCATACCTCTTTAAAGGAGCAGTCAAAGTGGATTGCTTATTTTCGTGTGGATCTTCCAAGGTTCTTATGACCACCAAATTACCATGGGAAAGAAAGATGCATAATCAATAAACAGATACAATAAACGAGCCATCTTCATTACTACAATGAGACATTCCATGGTTATGCACAACACTATCTAAATAATTTCAGTATTAGAACCCTGTGGAAGAGTGAAAAAACAGAATTGAAGGTATGGTTATGCCTCCAGATAATGACCCTTGTATGCTACTAATAACTCCTCTGCATTTTCTCTGAACTGTGATATATACTTGTCCAAGAACATCTCCTCAGACAAGCACAACACATGAATATAACTGGGGACTTTCTTGCAGAGATTTTTTGATTTCAACAGTTGGAAGACTTTATATCGAGGAAGCACGCGATCCTCCATGTTGTACATTAAAATCTTAGGCTGGTGAATAAGGACTGACTTGGGCAGCATAACTGTATGCAAGAAGAATTTCATTCCAACTTTCAACTTCTTCTCTGATGTTCTAAACAAAGTCGGGGTTCTCTTGAACATTTGCAGGCCCTCATCCTTCgaaaaaccaaaacaattaaGTAGTTTCAACTTTCTCTCAAATGTTTTATCGCTCAAACAACTTAATGTATGAATTGCATGGACAAGCATTCTTGAATTTTCACGAAAACCCAAGTCTACAGCTCGAGAAACATTGTTTTCAATAGTAGACCGCTGTGCAACGAAAAGCCTTGGATGAAGTTTGAGTAGCAATGAAAGATGAGTCCCAAGAATGCCACAACTCTCCAAGAAGACGACATTCTCCATAATTCTTTTGTACTTTGGGAGTATCCAGCCACATCTGtgcaaaacaagaataaaatctTTATGGTCGTAGACAATTTTCCTAATAGCTTCAACTGAGGGGACCAATGTTTTCTTCAAGCTATGAGTCAAAATGGAGGGATTCTTTGAAATGAAGCTGCATAACTCGTAACCCTGGAATCCAGACATCTGAAAGAGCTGAATTTTGGGTCTCAAGATTTTCTCAACGTTTGTAAACAGTATCTGGGGTCTTTAACGAATCAGGGAGAGAATCTGGCTTTGGGAAAAGCCTATTTGTTTGAAGAAAGTGAGCACTGATAAGGGGTTTTGAGGGAATCTGCACCCTGAAACACGTTTGGAGACATAAAGGGATTGGGTTCTGGAGAACTGCAAGTCGGAATTCAGGTAATCAATTATTGAAGTGGTTTCGTTGAAGTGTAGGCAACGGCTTTTGGTTgagaaagagaggaagaatgTCATAGACTGATAGGAGAATTGATTGAAAAGAGAAGATGAAACAGCATGGTGTGACTTGAGAGACTGCATTAGTTCTGTGATCGTAGATCGTAGATGAATGAATGCTTTGTTTAGAATCAACCAAAAAACAACGTATTTTTTAGGTTGTCTATTTCGAATTTGAAGTCACCAAACGTTGGCAGCCCTAATCAAGATAATCCCCAAATCTGATTCTCATGGGTTTCGAAAAACTCTAAATCCCCAATTTCTTTAACCTTTCGTCTCTCTCTTGGATTTCAAACCCTTCTTCTTCATTGAGCACGACCAAATCACGATGAAGAAGACTGAACCCTTTCTTGAAGTTGCATTCTCGTCGACGGTGGgttgcttcgcgggggtctgtctggtctggttttttgcaggtaccgtggtggctgtcgcattggcgcaatcgacatcgatttctgtcacggtggcctgcggttctgtttggaacggaggtggaggattctcccaatgtaggtgtgttcgcgtTTGGTTTTGCGTCTTCTCCGGGCAGCTTTCttcgtcgcaggtggctgcgtggtggccggcgccgcagtgatggggatttcgcgtcagaaagtgccctcgtcgtcgatctgattcgcagtggttctgcaacgcgtggcttcgtcaacgtgtggtggttcgtcgtggcagcctggtttcgcgagacatctgctggctctggtttcgtcgcaacggaggtggctcgcaacaccgatctggttgtgttcgcgtaggtggctcgcgacggcggcgatctggttcgggacagcggcttcgcaagcggcaatttgattttccaggccctttttttggccgtcaatggctgtggtttgctctaaagtgtgccggtagagattccgtttaggggttagttcatgcgcgtgggagaagataaaaacctgataaaatttttgtattaaaataaatacctataaatatttagtttcagtataaataaaatattcaatgttttggtagtttaatattttttgtgagtaaATTAAATCAAGAAGTTAACAAAATATTCAAGTTTAATACTTTTTGCAGTTAATGATCATAGTTAgtgaaaaatgttaaacatCAGTGTTTATGTATATCATGCGAATATTGGTTgttccaaaagaaaattaatatttggcCAGATTACATACATGTGATGGTAAAATGTGATAATTAGAAGGTTTTGTTTTGGTTGATGATAAATCAATTCAaagatgaataagatgggtTTGTTGTTTGACATACTTCATTATCAATGTTTAGTCGTTACAACAAAATATTCTTAGTAGTTAATATGATTTATATTGTTGTCCAAAGAATATTGATGATGCATTAGATGTCTTGAGATGTGTTAaaccattatttaaatatatttataattatttatttttgtgatgtgACATGggtgttttacttttttaataatatttgcttTATTAGG containing:
- the LOC114172684 gene encoding uncharacterized protein LOC114172684, with protein sequence MSGFQGYELCSFISKNPSILTHSLKKTLVPSVEAIRKIVYDHKDFILVLHRCGWILPKYKRIMENVVFLESCGILGTHLSLLLKLHPRLFVAQRSTIENNVSRAVDLGFRENSRMLVHAIHTLSCLSDKTFERKLKLLNCFGFSKDEGLQMFKRTPTLFRTSEKKLKVGMKFFLHTVMLPKSVLIHQPKILMYNMEDRVLPRYKVFQLLKSKNLCKKVPSYIHVLCLSEEMFLDKYISQFRENAEELLVAYKGHYLEA